Proteins encoded within one genomic window of Corynebacterium aurimucosum:
- the tyrS gene encoding tyrosine--tRNA ligase, whose product MNIIDELQWRGLINQSTDLDALREACEEPITLYCGFDPTGDSLHAGHLVPMIMLRRFQKAGHHPIALAGGATGQIGDPRDVGERTMLSQETINDNMVAIKKQLRQFIDFEGENAATMVNNADWTSKMTVIDFLRDVGKNFSLNTMLDRDTVKRRLESDGISYTEFSYMLLQSNDYVHLHDEFDCVLQIGGGDQWGNIVSGVDLNRRVKGAKVHGLTVPLVTDAQGQKFGKSTGGGKLWLDPEKTSPYSWSQYFLNAGDSVVIDYLRWFTFLSQEEIAEYEQKVAEEPFRREAQRRLAQEMTNLVHGEEATKSVELAAQALFGKAELAELDEQTLVGALSETTVADIAADEPRTIVDLLVASGLADSKGAARRTIKEGGAYVNNQRIESDDWEPAAEDLLHGAWLVLRRGKKNFAGAKLN is encoded by the coding sequence ATGAATATCATTGATGAGCTGCAGTGGCGCGGCCTCATTAACCAGTCCACCGACCTCGACGCACTCCGTGAGGCCTGCGAAGAACCCATCACGTTGTACTGCGGTTTTGACCCGACAGGCGATTCGCTGCATGCCGGACACCTCGTACCGATGATTATGCTTCGCCGCTTCCAGAAGGCTGGTCACCATCCGATTGCCCTGGCAGGTGGCGCGACGGGCCAGATCGGTGACCCGCGCGATGTAGGAGAGCGCACCATGCTCTCGCAGGAGACCATCAACGACAATATGGTCGCCATTAAGAAGCAACTGCGTCAGTTCATTGATTTTGAGGGTGAGAACGCCGCCACCATGGTCAACAATGCTGACTGGACTTCGAAAATGACCGTCATCGATTTCCTGCGTGATGTGGGAAAGAACTTTTCTCTCAACACCATGCTGGACCGTGACACCGTCAAGCGCCGTTTGGAGTCTGATGGCATCTCGTACACCGAGTTTTCCTACATGCTCCTGCAGTCCAATGACTATGTCCATCTGCACGACGAGTTTGATTGTGTTCTGCAAATCGGTGGTGGTGATCAGTGGGGCAATATCGTTTCGGGCGTCGATCTCAACCGACGCGTCAAGGGAGCCAAGGTGCACGGCCTGACGGTTCCGCTCGTGACGGATGCCCAGGGACAGAAGTTTGGTAAGTCCACTGGTGGCGGAAAACTCTGGCTCGATCCGGAGAAGACATCGCCTTACTCCTGGTCCCAGTACTTCCTCAACGCGGGTGACTCCGTGGTCATCGACTACTTGCGGTGGTTTACCTTCCTCAGCCAGGAAGAAATCGCTGAGTACGAGCAGAAGGTTGCCGAGGAGCCCTTCCGTCGTGAGGCACAGCGCCGCCTGGCGCAGGAAATGACCAATTTGGTCCACGGTGAGGAAGCCACGAAATCCGTTGAGCTTGCCGCACAGGCCTTGTTCGGTAAGGCGGAGCTTGCTGAATTGGACGAGCAGACACTGGTTGGTGCGCTGTCTGAGACCACTGTCGCTGACATTGCTGCTGATGAGCCTCGCACGATTGTGGACCTGTTGGTTGCTTCTGGCCTTGCCGATTCCAAGGGCGCAGCTCGTCGAACCATCAAGGAGGGCGGTGCATATGTCAATAACCAGCGCATCGAGTCTGATGATTGGGAGCCAGCCGCCGAGGACTTGCTGCACGGTGCGTGGCTTGTGCTTCGTCGTGGCAAGAAGAACTTTGCTGGTGCCAAGCTCAACTAG
- a CDS encoding Trm112 family protein — protein sequence MSLDSQLLDILVCPQDKGPLKYLAEEQVLVNERLGVAYPIENDIPVMLVDHATPWPRQN from the coding sequence ATGAGTCTCGATTCGCAACTGCTTGACATCTTGGTGTGTCCGCAGGATAAAGGTCCGTTGAAGTATCTGGCCGAGGAACAGGTCTTGGTCAATGAACGCCTTGGCGTGGCCTATCCCATTGAGAACGACATCCCCGTCATGCTGGTGGACCACGCTACGCCGTGGCCGCGGCAGAACTAG